GCCAGCGGAACTTCTGGAATGAAAGCTGCTATGAACGGTGTACTAAATTTAAGTATTCTTGATGGTTGGTGGCCTGAAGCCTGTAAGGATGGAATAAACGGTTGGCAATTTGGTGATGGAATGGAATCTGATGATACTGAATTTATTGATAAACATGATTCAGATGCCTTATATGAAGTACTTACACATAAGGTTATACCTACCTTTTATTCTGATAGAGACAAATGGATTTCAATGATGAAAGAAAGTATATTATCCACAAAAGATTATTTCTCAGTAAAAAGAATGCTTGAAGAATACTATTCTAAAATGTATGAAAAATAAATTCAAAATGGTGCTTATACAGCACCATTTTGAAGCTTTATAGATTTCCTCTCTTTAAGAAATGTATCTATTATAAAATGATTTTGCTGAATTCCCTTATTACTTACACTATCAATAAGCAATTTCGCTGCATAATACCCTAACTTCTCAGCGTTTATATCCACTGATGCAAGTGGTGGATTTTGGTATTCAGCTAGTGGAATATTATTAAATCCAATTACAGATACTCCCTTCTCCTCTATGTCGTTTAGACATTTCAAAACTCCAAATGCCAATAAATCATCTGTTGTTACTACTACTGATGGAGTTTTAACTTCTAGTATTTTTTTCATTGCTTCATATCCATCTTCTTCATTAAAGCTTTTTTGTTCGATTATAATATTTTCATCAATTTCTCTGCCGTGCACTGCCAAAGCTCTTTTATAACCATCAAGTCTATCTCTTGACATATTCATTTCCTTAGCTGCCCCAATAAACGCTATAGAGTCAGCTCCTCTTCTAATAAGATTATCAACAAGAGTATACATAGCCTTAAAATTATCATTATCAACCCACATAACACCAGTAGAGTCTTCCGGTCTTCCAACAACAACAAAGGGATATTTAAGGTCCTTTAAAAAGTTTATACACTTATCGTTTTCTCTTGCTGTTAAAAGTATGATACCATCTAACATTTTACTTTGAACATACTTTTTTATAACAGATACCTCTTCCTCCTCACTACTTCCGAAGTCATACATTATGTAGTATTCACTCTCATGGGCACATAAACTTATTCCCCTCATAGTCTTCACAAAAAATGGATTTTTAAATAAACACTTAGCTTCGTTAGGCACTATTAGTCCAAGTATTTTAGTAGAATTATTGGCTAAACTCCTAGCTATAGCATTAGTGTGATAATCTAATTTTTTAATAGCTTTGCGAACCCTATCTTTAGTCTTATCACTTATTTTATCACTATCATTTAGCACCCTAGATACTGTTGAAGGTGACACCTTTGCAAGTCTCGCAACATCTCTTATAGTAGCTGCCATTACATCACATCCTTTTTG
The Clostridium felsineum DSM 794 DNA segment above includes these coding regions:
- a CDS encoding LacI family DNA-binding transcriptional regulator, with protein sequence MAATIRDVARLAKVSPSTVSRVLNDSDKISDKTKDRVRKAIKKLDYHTNAIARSLANNSTKILGLIVPNEAKCLFKNPFFVKTMRGISLCAHESEYYIMYDFGSSEEEEVSVIKKYVQSKMLDGIILLTARENDKCINFLKDLKYPFVVVGRPEDSTGVMWVDNDNFKAMYTLVDNLIRRGADSIAFIGAAKEMNMSRDRLDGYKRALAVHGREIDENIIIEQKSFNEEDGYEAMKKILEVKTPSVVVTTDDLLAFGVLKCLNDIEEKGVSVIGFNNIPLAEYQNPPLASVDINAEKLGYYAAKLLIDSVSNKGIQQNHFIIDTFLKERKSIKLQNGAV